The Bradyrhizobium diazoefficiens genome window below encodes:
- a CDS encoding YopT-type cysteine protease domain-containing protein encodes MAVHNQISDLSTRSSQAHEPSHSVASDGFQQILAGMSARSVPDTHASSPPTPTGPYSLLSEPPITELDRLSFGRNRPNLTSRRRLPPGELPDKMGCCVSTPQTSGPRNPSTSSPARWSTSLFEYRTAELHEANINGICVGLTAEWFSILSNTPSARMRALTPGSQRHGAAAVRQEQYQDMKDHLLRRGAEASQADLEAQNSVLREAGLQPSGKEKVYEFGDSSSLSRMVGKITNDGSKYLLSLYFAEGGSHVIATSASNGSTTLFDPNHGEFTVQPEEMEGLWQSLADRYRNPNQQHLTTITTQKVY; translated from the coding sequence ATGGCCGTGCATAATCAAATCAGTGACCTATCCACACGTTCTAGCCAAGCTCACGAGCCGAGCCATTCGGTGGCCAGCGACGGCTTTCAGCAGATACTTGCGGGCATGTCGGCCCGATCGGTGCCAGATACCCATGCGAGTTCGCCTCCGACGCCAACAGGGCCGTACTCGCTCCTTTCCGAGCCCCCTATCACGGAGCTTGACAGGCTTTCATTCGGCAGAAACAGGCCAAATCTCACGTCGCGGAGGAGGCTGCCGCCTGGGGAGTTGCCCGACAAAATGGGGTGCTGCGTCAGCACGCCACAGACCAGCGGTCCTCGCAATCCCAGTACATCCTCACCGGCGAGGTGGAGCACCTCTCTGTTCGAATACAGGACGGCCGAATTGCACGAGGCGAATATAAACGGCATCTGCGTCGGGTTAACTGCGGAGTGGTTCTCCATTCTCAGCAACACCCCGTCGGCCCGAATGCGTGCGCTAACACCCGGGTCACAAAGGCACGGCGCAGCGGCTGTGCGGCAGGAGCAGTATCAGGATATGAAGGATCACCTGCTAAGGAGAGGAGCAGAAGCTTCTCAGGCAGACCTTGAAGCACAAAACAGCGTGTTGCGGGAAGCAGGCTTGCAGCCATCCGGAAAAGAGAAGGTCTATGAATTCGGCGACTCTTCGAGCCTCTCGCGCATGGTGGGGAAAATCACCAACGACGGATCGAAATATTTGCTCAGTTTGTATTTCGCCGAAGGTGGCTCACACGTAATCGCAACGTCGGCGTCGAATGGAAGTACTACACTCTTCGATCCAAACCACGGAGAATTTACCGTTCAACCAGAGGAGATGGAGGGCTTGTGGCAGAGCCTCGCCGATCGTTACAGGAACCCCAACCAGCAGCATTTGACGACAATCACCACCCAAAAGGTATACTGA